ACACACCTAGGGAGCTGCAGCACCTCAGCAAAAATaattattgttttaaacaaatgttgtATTTGCCTTCAATTCTACATCTCATTTGGGACCAAAATATGTAattgttttaagaaatgtttttgcttctagtatgaaaatgttttgcttactgtacagtaagatgtacattataaacagcaacttacactacatCTCATGTGCGTGTTAAGAGTTGAACattttttctgaaaacaaaacttGTTCCAATTATAATATTTTTCTccctttttcagtgtttatttttttgaagatgGTCATAATTCTGTGTATTGGGGCGTttacataattttatttttaaactgtctgaaaactgaattgattGGTTCTTTCGGCAACTAAGTCTTCCAGAGAAATGTTCAAATCAAATAACTGCACAGCTGGGAATCACAGTGTGTATCTCAAAATTAAATCAACTGAACAATAGAAACAAAGCACATTAAtgttaatgtaaaacaaaaaaggcacAGTTGGCTCTAAAATGAATACAATGTTTTTTCACATGAAGTGTCCTTGTGGGCCCAAGTTCTCAGTCAATGGCTGGACTGGCTGTAGCTATCGAGTGCTTGTGTATTTATCTTATCTTATCTTGTCGTGTTAAACACTGTTCTCCTGTAGCAATGATAATAATGCCCAATAAACATTGATTAATATGAAATGCACTTCATCAGTTTGTGTCAAACCGTAATGTCTTTCATCATTAATCTTCAGAAACAAGTTTGAGTCAATGATACTGAACAGTAAGATTAACCTGGCTGCCTGCTGGGCTGCTTATTTGGGTTATGGAAGGCAGATCACACACTTTCCTAGTACGATGCCAAACAAGATAATACAGAAGTGATGATGAAGATATCAGTGGTGCAAATAAGACTTTTTGGCaagcaatataaaaaatatataaaaacagataTAAGGTATTCAAATATCAGCCCAGCATTAATTTTATACTATAATTGGATTTTCATCTCCAGTAATATGCTTAGCGTCATACTATTAATCCCATAAACTCTTCCTTTTTGATTGGCAGTGTTTGATACTTAATTGCTTTTAATGTGCGTTGgccatttttaaacttttttttttttttttttttaaatgtgctttacctgATTTGATAAACACGCATAGCTTTAAACACTGATGGTAACTTAACCTTTTTAAAACAGGCTTTTTGTTGTTTCTGTTTGATCACTTGTTCGTTTCTGGTTCATTTCATTCATGAAGAGGTGTGtgcctcacacacacaaaaaaaacaggtgtgatttttaaagaaccattacaaatttgttttcttttacccCTCCCAGCAAGTACACAGTGCTCTGCAATTGTACGCCTGCTTATATTTCAAACATAAAATTACCTGCTTCAGCAGGTAATTACTCAGTGTAATGTCTGCTGCTTTCACTTGAGTTGTCTTCAGCTTTTTCAGCTGTTAGACTTGGGTttgactgtttaaaaaatatgttatgaTGGCACGCACTCACCAACCTCAGGTGAGAAAACAGGGTGTGTGCAAAAAATATATCGAACCTGTTAACATGGTAACAATTggtttgttgttgtattttttcacTGAGAAAGTAAGTGGCCCATTCTGCTGAAAGTCAATATATTGGGGTAATTACATTTGATTAATGAAAGGCACATTAATCTATTTCGCCATCAATAAAACAGGATACGGAATTAGAGAAAAAGTGTTCTTTTAGGCTATGGCCAATGTGCGAGCTGAAGTGACAATGGAATAAGCATTTCACAGTATGTAGACTTGATCACTAGGCATGGAGCTTATCCATAGATAAGATCAAGAACTACTAAAAATTGGAATCGAACAGTGCCTATTCGTAGTCATTTATGCAATAAGGATATTTACAGTAGCTAACTGAATGTACTGTACAAACGTGCCCACGTTCCTGGATTTATCAGGTTTTGAGAGTGCTTTCTTATACAGCACTTCTGAATAATGATGCTCTTGCTATACAGCCACCAATGGGGTGAACAACAGTAGTTTCTATAAAACAGGCCGATATGATGATGATGCTACTGCTGTTGTAACAGACACCAATGAAATTACAACAAATCATACAAGAATAATAAAATAtgacctttttgttttccagagTGAAGATTTCCACATTTATACCCAATACTGCACAAACTACCCAAGGTAAGAAGAATGTTCTGAGAAATGTTAAGTGTAAGCAAGTATTACAAGCTATGCAAAATGGtgtggactaaaaaaaaaaaagagggaccCAAATTGTAATACGGTTTAGCAGTGTTATAGATTAGGTGAACCAGACCACTGGATCTTCATCCAGTGGTCTGGTTTACCTAGAAATTAACagggatgtttttttgtttgtttgttttgtttttaaatgcataggATTATATagggtgattttttttatatccagATAAAAGGAGAAAGCCTCTTTTTAattggctttttttgttttgttttgtttagtttaactATTTTGGCTTTAAATAAACAAAGGCAGATAAGGTTCCTGAGCTAAAGGAGTGTAACTGGCATGTGACTGTCTACCTAAACGACACAGAGTTTTGAATaatctacaggtagtggacaaaaaaatggaaatacctgggtaaatgagggacaccaagtatattgaaagcaaaggCTTCCActcaggtgtggctcatgcgttaattaagcaaatatcccagcatgcttagggttatgtataaaaatgctggacaggcctggttgtctataattatggctgtaagaggagacctcagtgactttgaaagaggggtgattgttggggcgcgtttggcaggagcttcagtgaccaagacagctcaacttgctgaggtttcacgagcaacggtgtctaaagtgatgtcggcatggaactccgagggaaagacatcatcagcaaagggcaacagtgggcggaagcgcatactccaggatcgtgatatccgtgcattaattcgaagtgcaaggcaaaacaggcaagaaACTGCAGATCAATCGACTGCAAGTTTCAACTTGGGGCACGAGCagccaccgagaactccacagagcgggataccatagtggcccaacactctattaagtgactttacattgatgtttccattttttgtccactacctgtaggtaGATGTTTATAACCACTTAGTCTGTGATGTATAAATATAATTGTAAGCAGGCAGGAGTTAACAAAGTCCCACGTTTCACAAATAGAGCAAAAATGTGGCCAGGCTTTATGAGCCACATCTAAAGCAAATATGTTTGTCCTTGATTCATAGCGATGCTGATGTGGCTTGATAGTTTTTTAATTAGGTTTGTACATGAAGGTAGGTATTGTACATGGAGGAGCCAAACTGTCTCTGCAGTATCTGCCTGTTTTCTAAAGAGTGTTCATTCCTGTGTTTTTTATTACTTTATCTAAACCAGAATTTGattgaaagagctgaatctagTGTGACTCAACAGCCTGTTTACTGGGCATTTATATTAATACATGAGACAAGCAAAAACGATAAGTGTCCATCTTTTACTGAAATTGACCTTGTAAGTTACAAGCGTAATGTTAATATTCTCAAACATGTGTGAACTTTAAAACTCAATCAAAAACAAAGCCAAGTACTAAAATAGtcataaagacacacacacacacaaaagaaaaacactcaaaacatttaataatggatcttaatacaaaaacaaaagaaaatgggtCATCAAAAGAATGTTGGTAGTAGGCTTCACTCTGTACTTACATTCTGTTATTAGTTTTGAGGAAGAATTAAGTAGTGAAATACTGTACGATTAAAATGCTGTAAACCTCATGTGGGCTATATTAAAACAAGAGTATTGAAGtcttgtatatactgtaaatacattgtCATATTTCTTACGTTGTGCTTTATTAAACAACAATACCTAATATACAGTGTAAAAAGTTTAGGAACACTTTCACTAGTCTATTTAACAAATTACACTCCTGTGCACTCCATAGTTGAAGAGGGGGAGCCCCAGGGTGGGAACCAGACAGCAGAGAAATCCGATCCATCCTGGGGAAATGAgttgacagacaggagagacacaagCATGTCATTGTAGGTAGTTCTCGCCTTCCCTCGTAGCCTCGACCATACAGTGGGATGATATCTTACACATATTATTTATATGCAGCTACACAATGGCTTTTAGTGGCCTAGGTTATGTTGCCTTGTTCTGAAATTTGGTATCTCTTGCTGTAGGCTATTTGTGTGTACAGAACCAATATTATTTATACTCCTTTATatactctcccccccccccccccccaaaaaaaagtgtttcctgATATGGAAGTATTTTATTGCTTCTTGGTTAGTTTGCAGCACTATTTCTAACAATGTACTATATGGTTTGATATTTGTAGGGCACAGTTGACCTTTTGAATTTGTTTCTAGATCAGTAGCTGTGCTGACAGAATGCATGAGGAACAAGGCACTGTCCAAGTTTTTCCGGGAGCGACAAGAAGCTCTGCAGCACTCGCTCCCACTCGGCTCCTACCTGCTCAAGCCAGTCCAGAGAATCCTAAAGTACCACCTCCTCTTGCATGTAAGCCAACTTAACATCGAAAGGGGGCAGCATGGCTGTACCTAAGTCAGCCTGTTCTGCCTGGAACAGGGTTTCTGTAGACTTGTTTTACTTTCTTCAGACAGATTTAACACTGTTGACAAGCCCAGACAAATCAACATATATTATACTAAAATTATATGAAGGCCTTGTAGTTGGAATATGGAATATGCCTTTTTAGCCCTTACCGTCTGATGGGAAATTGGGAGAAACGTACTGTATGTTACTTTAGATGTACTTTATGATGTCTTGGAACTTGTGCTAGTACTGTGTGTGCTTAATATggctttgttgttgttgcaggAAATAGCAAACCACCTGGACAAAGACACTGAGGCTTATGATGTAGTTCTGGACGCCATTGACACAATGCAAAGGGTTGCGTGGCACATAAATGATATGAAGAGAAAACACGAACATGCAGTGAGGTTACAGGTAAACATCTTACAGTGTTTTATATAAGGTGTCTGCAGAATAACCTGCCAACATAGTCTGTGTGCATGGGGGgaggttatctttttttttaaaggctccAGAAACCAGAATTAGCTGCTTAGTCCCATAGCTTCTCTGTTGGAAGCTGCTTTAACATTCTGCCGAGCCTCTACACTGCCAGGTGGCATAGGAATAGAGAGAGGCTGTAAGAGCTATGGTTATAAATTACTCTAATTTTACCTGTTGGAATTTTATATACCCTTCAAAAGCTTCTCTCTTCCGTATACTGTCTTTGGAgatacagtacaaaaaacagaTGCACTATAAAATGTATTCTGCCATCTGGATTTTTGCGCACTCACAAATGCTAAGAATATTGAATAAGGTTATATTGTGCAGGCTATTAGTATTCATCACACCTCTAACAATTAATTGTTATTATGTAGTTTGTCAGACTGTTTGAAGAGTATAATGCTTGCTTTAACTTGTTCTTGTGAATTTAATGACAGTTATTTGCATAAAAAAGCAGCCCATCGACATTCTTTGAAAAATTTAAATGATTTGTGCTTAGTGTTTGCAGGTTTTAGTATAGtttgtgagatttttttttttttgcaatgagaGTAAAGATTTGCAGCCAGACTTTTATTTAACTTCTATTAAGCTACAAACTACAATAGGAATGTACAAGCAGATAACTCaatgtattatatactgtatatatttttaaatgtctataaagcacattgtatttttttccagGAGATACAGAGTTTACTTACCAACTGGAAAGGTCCGGACTTGATTAGCTACGGGGAGCTGGTTTTAGAAGGAACATTTCGCATCCAGCGTGCCAAGAATGAACGCACTTTGTTTCTATTTGATAAACTTCTGCTTATTACTAAGAAAAGAGAAGAATCCTATGCATACAAAGCTCACATTTTGGTAAGGACTGCACATTGTGGCTGGGATTAATTTATCATGTAATGTTAGCTTTCTACATGTTTTTGCAAAACCTAATATTGGTTTACCTTTGAGGCAGATCGGAAAAAGTGGCTGTGGGTGGGATTTGCCGTCAGAAAAAGTTCTGTATACAATTCAGTGGGGATTAATGATTGTAGTTGTTACCTATGTTCCAAACATTGTCATCTTTACTCTCTTTTTGTCTCTTGTTGACAGTGTTGTAATTTAATGCTGGTGGAAGTCATACCAAAGGAACCACTTAGCTTTAGTGTCTTCCATTACAAGAACCCCAAACTTCAGCACACTGTACAGGTATGGTACATAAGCAAACACAGCTGAACCTGGTGCAGCCATTGATGAGTAGACTCTGATAGTGCCCTGACTGGAAAATGTTAATTGAATTATAGTATTCTAAAGAATTTGTCACAATTACTTTGCCATTAGTGACATAAGCAGTTTGATGCACCCCCAGCTAGCTGGAAGCAGCTGTTGTGTTATTTTGGCCATTCTATTATGATGGCTTCTGTGGCTTACCCCTGCCCCTGCTAGTGACCTTCTGTGTCTCGAATGAATTAAcgaatgaatacatacataaataaattacaattaaaataaattgatcAAATCACTATGCCCACTCCCACCAAATTAATCTATTAAATATGCTGGGTGCTTGTAATTTTAGAAAGCATTCCAAGTGTTGCATTGCAGTGTTCTCAATCAATAGACTGCAGTGAAGTGTATCCTGTGTGTTATCTtcacttttctgttttgttcaaagtAAAACTAGATTTGTGTATCTGTAGATTTTTTGCTATGCTGATGAAATGCAAAAGCTGATATTAAAAAAGAGCTCTTAACCCTGTTGAGCACTATCATTTGAAATTGCAATTTCCCAACAGGCCAGATCCCAACAGGACAAACGACTCTGgattctttatttaaaaagactAATACTTGAAAACCACCCAGCTAAGATACCAGCCAAGGTAAGAACAACCATATTTTTAATTCTGACACTCTTATACTTTTGTCCCTGTCCATCATGTTGCCAGCTTGCCTTGTCTGAAAAGAATCGTAGTTCCTGAAGGAGGGGGGGGGAAGTGGGggaagggaagggggggggggtttgggggtGCGGCGCTCGACAGAATGATAGAGGATTTCTGTCAAGTATCTTTCACAACCAGACAGTAATGTGCCTCTTAATGGGTATATTTCACGTCTTAAAAACAGCTAAGGGGCCACCTAGTGAAACAAAatggtattattaaaaaaaatctgtgaaactAGTTTTTAGTTCGATTGGAAAAAGCTGAAAACACAAACTATAACTAAATCATTTAATATTATTAGATACATTTTAGATATTTGCTGTTTTGCagggtttcttttttatatatatttatataataaaatgtttCAAACTATTTCAAGAATAAAATGTACACCTGAgtttttagtaattacatttgaaAGCAGGTTAGCATTTCTCTGTGACAAGCAAGATTTACTTTGGCTTGGAGTCTTTGTTTCCAGTGAAGAGGAGACTCCaatatgttgtattttttaacTGACAAAAGGATCTCCAATTTGCTTGCCCCTTTATTCCCAAAACCCAGAAGGAAGCTTTAATGTCTTTCATTAACCAACTACGTGGCCATCGCAGAAGACGCCCTGCATGGTGTCACACAATGCCTTCTTTAAACACACTGATTCCTATTGTCGTAGAAGTGTAAGCACGTTTTGCACTAAACTTTGGAAATGAGAATTATAATTAAAGCTAATGCTTAATATTTCTCTCTCTAAACTGCAGGCTAAGCAAGCCATTCTGGAGATGGATGCTGCTCgtaagtatatattttaattgctaCAAACATGATATTGCACCAGAGCCAGACTGCCAGTAAATTAGACTAATGTTTTGACTTCATTAGTGTTGTAAAAATacttttatatgacatttaattaaaacagctgTATTATTTTGATGTGCATTGCCTCTTGTAGCTTCTCTCTTCTAATAATCACAATACTTCAGTTGTCAAAGCTTCTTGGCCTGCCTTTGCAAGACAAGAGAATCTCCAAAACAACCTTTTTCTTGAAGGCCCATTGTTTGGTGATGTCCACAGCTCTTGTCCCTTGCAGTCCAAGAAGCTTTATACAATATTACTATGATTAACGTATTACAGAGtgcataatataaatacattgtatTATGTCAATTTTATATCTACCTACTGTACAAGCCATGGTGTcgcatttttaataatgtttataTCGCCTTATAGTATTAAGACAGATATGGTACGGTACTATTGTAAAAACaggtgcatttattttttttccctgctgtAGATCACCCAGGTTTCCATTATAGCCCAGACGGTGAAAAGAAAGCGGCTTTAAACTCTAAAGAAGGTGGCAATCCTCGGAGGGTGAGGAGGAAGTCAGGTAAGACATAATGATAGAGAGATAAGATATAAGAGAAACCTGatgctgtttttcttttagaTCCCTGTGGCTGTAACAATAAAGATACCTTACCCTTTGGTGCATGCAGGTCATTTTGTTTAACGTCTATTAATCAACATATGGGAACAATTTTGTCTCTTCCAGAACCGTCTGCTCGCTTACAAAGAGGTTCAAAACAAAATGGTAAGTCTAACATGTATGATTGTCCTGTGACAAGATAAACTCGTGTGATCATtttaaggtgtgtttttttttaatatatataaattaaattatgAAATGTAACagtttattctttcttttttttttctccagaaataaGTTCTGATGTCCAAAAGGTAAGCTACAAAACCTTTTACTATTTTGGTAATTTTTCAATTGTTATAATTTTAAACCCACAGTTAGCATtgaattgtatatttgtagtgtGATAGCTAGTCCATTccgtccccgtccccgtccccccccATCCCGCACCCCCCTGTCCCCCCATATTGCTACAATAAGAAGCCCTTGATCCAGTCTAACACTGGTAAAATGCAATTGAATTGCATTGCTCTGTAGAaatgtaggattttttttttattgctctgtTTTTTGAGCACAGGATTGCACAGAAACAAAGGGCATACAAAGTGTCAGTAGACATAGATGTTTAATAGTTTGAAATAAACTATGATGAACTATGAATTTTCAAATATGAACATCGGTACAATGACCTGCACCTCAGATgtttacaacattaaaaaaaagaaaccagtgttacattctcctttttttttttttgccctctCTATTTTCTTGCATGGAGTGATGCATTTCTAAAGTTTTGTGACTTGATTTTGCTTCTTCAGCGGATCAGTGTGGAAGGGTCTCTCCTGTCTCAGGCTGCTAAGTTGGGCTCGACTGAAGATCTCCTGAACTCCAGTGGCAGGGAGGGCAGCCCAGTGAATCAGTCCCGGGAGTCCCTGGACCCCGCTTACCCCAGCGATCCAGATGAGAGACTTCGCATGCATGCTGGGGAGCAGGCTGACGCTGATGATGAGGACGATACTGAGCAGGTAACAGCTAAGATGGCGATTTTTCTTTTTTGACACTGCTTCAGTTAATGTTCATGTTTACAGTGACAAAATACACTATACGTAGCCTAATCTATTCCCTATTGATTTTGCTCAGATCTTGTTGTATCTTTCTGACTACAGGGTGTTGAGCTGAACTCCAAAACTCAAACGAAAGGAGGCAGGAAAAGGCTCAACAGCCAGGCTTCAGAGAACGTTGAAAAGAGAAGAAGTCTTAATGTTGGCACTCATAATTTGCAGGTAAAAACACTTTGCTAAATCAGGAGCACTGCTGCATTACTTAATTTACATTATCCTGTTAGAAAGTAGTAAGCAGCTTTCCTTGCTACTGTAGTTTACACAAATGAGTGTTATTTTCATGTAAAAAGCAGtgccctaaaatgtataaacctgatttCTACCTAATCTTTTTTGGTGTATGTAGTAATTTTAAGTGGGTCAAATCAGAATTGGAGTGAAAAGCACTAGGAtgattaatacagagttaaagagCAGGAGTATTAAGATTGACCGCTGGTTAGATAATTAAAGTAGGCCTTATTGGCTGCAGTTATTTATCACTGGGAACAATGCAGTGCTGGCTTTAAACAGATGTCCACTGATTTTATTAAAagtttacactttttaaattatacTAAATGCATTAACTATTGTCAAATGGCATATTCTGTTTTGaattcatttttatatcattattttCTATTCCACAGACATCTAAAGAATCCAAGGACACTGGGCACTCGGGCAATAACAATAGCACTACCAACTCTGCGCGCCACCCTGCCAGGCAGTCAGGCACCCAGAGCAACTCAGACTTGAACGTTGTTCTGGGAGGTCCTCAGGCCGTCCGAAACATCTGGACTGATCATCAGATCAGACAGGCGTTATTTTCAAGCCAACAACCTGCCCATCaaactgaagaggaggaggacatCTACCAGATGTTTGTGCCTTCCGTCTCCTCCCCCAATCGCAACGTCACCAGAGTTAAAGAAGGGAACCGAGGTCCTGGAAGGCCATGCAGTTGGCATGTTGGACAACCTGAACAAAAGACACCTGAAGCCAACCGTAAGGTTATTAGAAGGGCAAGCAGCGTTGGGGAGCAAAACTCTGATTTCAAACCGACCATATGTGATGGTAACAAGCCAAAAGCACAAGACAATAGCCTGCAAGTGGATGAGCCCAGCAGAGTTTCTACTTCAGAGTCCTCAGATCAGCTCACCATTGATGACATTGAGAATATCTATGACAACATCAGTTATGAGGACATGAAATCAATGGGCCTCATTCGAAGAGAGCGGGATTGCATGCATATTCCCCAGGGAGCAGTGGCAGAGAAAACCAATTCAGGTGTGACCTTTACAGAAAGGCCAGTCAGTCACAATGAGAACTCTGGGAGTACTGACCTGTCTCTTCTATCTGATACCTATAAAGCCAAAGCTCAGAATTCAGATTCTTTTGGTTCTTGTGAGCTAAAAATTGTTGAGGAGAACATATATGACACAATAGGGGTTTCAGACCCACCCTTGGAAACATACAAGAGTGACACGAGCAAACGGGACAGCTTCTTTGGTCTCGAGGCAGACTTTGCTTGCTGTGATAGCCTGGAAGGGTTCATCTCTGAAGAGAGCCTGCAGTTTAGCGAGGACGATACTTCTGACCACCGGGTTCCTGAGGACCGAGACCTTTTGGGCTGGGTGGATAGCTCCTCCAATTCTGATTCTCTTTCCCACAGGTCGGTAGCAGATAAGCTGTCTGAAGAGGTTGATGAGATATGGAATGACCTGGAAAGCTACATCAAGAAAAATGAGAAGAAGCCAGAACACCTCCCAGCTGCTTTCCCTGTTAGCAAGCATGACGTGCAGGAGGAGACTCATGCTAAAAGTGTACCTGATACCCATAGAGAAGAGGTACATAGAGAAGCTGAGTACTCTGCTTCTACTTTTTCTATTCCTGAGAACACTGGTTTCACCAAGACTGTTAAAAAGAAGCTAGCGAGGCTCAGCACTGGCAGCTTTAGGTTTGATGAATGTGACTCGCACAAGGACAGGTCTAGTTTCAGTAGATCCTCATTCACCAGTGAGTTAGGGAATCTGGAGAGCTCTCAAACCTCCACGAACAGCATTCTCTCCAACACCAGCTCAGAAAGTTCAGAACTGGGAGTGGACATTGTGGATAAAACAAAGAACAGGGTTTTCATGATGGCAAGACAGTATAGCCAGAAGATCAAAAAGGCCAATCAGATGTTAAAGATGAGAAGCCCAGATCAGGAGAATGCACCCGGCAAGCCAAAATCAAGGCAAAAGGATCTTGCAGCCATCCTGGAGGAGAAGAAACAAGGAGGTCCTGCAATAGGTATGGccaatttttatattttgttactCTGCAATGATAATAAAAGGTTGGGTaacaaatgttttatatattttgcgTTTATGACTTATGTCCTTGTTTTTGAACTTTAAAGGTCCAGTGTGGGAATTTATTCTGTTTCTTGCCATGTATGATTTTATAGGAGTAATGTCATACACAGAAAAAAACCTCCTTTAATAAATGTAAAGTCTTTTGTGTCAATACACAACTTTCAGAGCTATTGCCACATGTTGTGATAAACGTAACTCACATCATTACCTGTTGTAGTTTTCTATAAATATCATACATGGCACTTCATTTTTAAATCTTGAAGCTGTTTCTTTATAAAGTATTTAAtgttaatgctttatttttttctttgcaggtgCCAGAATTGCAGAATATACTCATCTATATGACCAGATTGTGTTTAGAGATACTCCCCC
This sequence is a window from Acipenser ruthenus chromosome 6, fAciRut3.2 maternal haplotype, whole genome shotgun sequence. Protein-coding genes within it:
- the LOC117411407 gene encoding pleckstrin homology domain-containing family G member 1-like isoform X2, translating into MPDKELQGTESISRNEDDYHLPPDALPPLPEVPDGRTALSTVPLGRFHSEKRTFRYCSVRSMDSSDSDRPVSYSSTSSSASSRDSHCSLGSRTTLVSNSRLGLGPALQDRDVGAIRLELVPARQLDCRERQGSQVEGTVEDEKRLSGVKRTDSKGSGKHNATSTPAVEPASPKLLYVDRVVQEILDTERTYVQDLQSIVQDYLDCITDQSRLALGTEERSELFGNIRDIYHFNSELLQDLENCHADPVAIAECFVAKSEDFHIYTQYCTNYPRSVAVLTECMRNKALSKFFRERQEALQHSLPLGSYLLKPVQRILKYHLLLHEIANHLDKDTEAYDVVLDAIDTMQRVAWHINDMKRKHEHAVRLQEIQSLLTNWKGPDLISYGELVLEGTFRIQRAKNERTLFLFDKLLLITKKREESYAYKAHILCCNLMLVEVIPKEPLSFSVFHYKNPKLQHTVQARSQQDKRLWILYLKRLILENHPAKIPAKAKQAILEMDAAHHPGFHYSPDGEKKAALNSKEGGNPRRVRRKSEPSARLQRGSKQNEISSDVQKRISVEGSLLSQAAKLGSTEDLLNSSGREGSPVNQSRESLDPAYPSDPDERLRMHAGEQADADDEDDTEQGVELNSKTQTKGGRKRLNSQASENVEKRRSLNVGTHNLQTSKESKDTGHSGNNNSTTNSARHPARQSGTQSNSDLNVVLGGPQAVRNIWTDHQIRQALFSSQQPAHQTEEEEDIYQMFVPSVSSPNRNVTRVKEGNRGPGRPCSWHVGQPEQKTPEANRKVIRRASSVGEQNSDFKPTICDGNKPKAQDNSLQVDEPSRVSTSESSDQLTIDDIENIYDNISYEDMKSMGLIRRERDCMHIPQGAVAEKTNSGVTFTERPVSHNENSGSTDLSLLSDTYKAKAQNSDSFGSCELKIVEENIYDTIGVSDPPLETYKSDTSKRDSFFGLEADFACCDSLEGFISEESLQFSEDDTSDHRVPEDRDLLGWVDSSSNSDSLSHRSVADKLSEEVDEIWNDLESYIKKNEKKPEHLPAAFPVSKHDVQEETHAKSVPDTHREEVHREAEYSASTFSIPENTGFTKTVKKKLARLSTGSFRFDECDSHKDRSSFSRSSFTSELGNLESSQTSTNSILSNTSSESSELGVDIVDKTKNRVFMMARQYSQKIKKANQMLKMRSPDQENAPGKPKSRQKDLAAILEEKKQGGPAIGARIAEYTHLYDQIVFRDTPPRAQKIGGDNTSESLVQNTPQSQLTSQRYSQLGSDSNCLDEDWLHATYSNRELSDFISWPDEPVLSHEDRSDAAQRKLSQACSVPALKSVTHPHAPTQRWSAFISQPNKENFDQEHVYNSLGRRPASAKSNPYNWCQSSSSVMVNNRTVESTIHQNQRDRNPVTLNRNSVEDRHHNSILSHKSEHMATHEEQRQSVAKQTSEDHSDMILQDSQKVLVVSRNSLLNAHIATQNYFANFKDADDDDEDYVEIKSEDEEQDLASERSLNGGLASSLKEPCSRRLSFSTPCSPVKTLHSNIGPGVSLIDFTEQDKLNEYLWRVPPENQQNIVQSLRQKFHCLSSSSFASAS
- the LOC117411407 gene encoding pleckstrin homology domain-containing family G member 1-like isoform X4, whose amino-acid sequence is MDSSDSDRPVSYSSTSSSASSRDSHCSLGSRTTLVSNSRLGLGPALQDRDVGAIRLELVPARQLDCRERQGSQVEGTVEDEKRLSGVKRTDSKGSGKHNATSTPAVEPASPKLLYVDRVVQEILDTERTYVQDLQSIVQDYLDCITDQSRLALGTEERSELFGNIRDIYHFNSELLQDLENCHADPVAIAECFVAKSEDFHIYTQYCTNYPRSVAVLTECMRNKALSKFFRERQEALQHSLPLGSYLLKPVQRILKYHLLLHEIANHLDKDTEAYDVVLDAIDTMQRVAWHINDMKRKHEHAVRLQEIQSLLTNWKGPDLISYGELVLEGTFRIQRAKNERTLFLFDKLLLITKKREESYAYKAHILCCNLMLVEVIPKEPLSFSVFHYKNPKLQHTVQARSQQDKRLWILYLKRLILENHPAKIPAKAKQAILEMDAAHHPGFHYSPDGEKKAALNSKEGGNPRRVRRKSEPSARLQRGSKQNEISSDVQKRISVEGSLLSQAAKLGSTEDLLNSSGREGSPVNQSRESLDPAYPSDPDERLRMHAGEQADADDEDDTEQGVELNSKTQTKGGRKRLNSQASENVEKRRSLNVGTHNLQTSKESKDTGHSGNNNSTTNSARHPARQSGTQSNSDLNVVLGGPQAVRNIWTDHQIRQALFSSQQPAHQTEEEEDIYQMFVPSVSSPNRNVTRVKEGNRGPGRPCSWHVGQPEQKTPEANRKVIRRASSVGEQNSDFKPTICDGNKPKAQDNSLQVDEPSRVSTSESSDQLTIDDIENIYDNISYEDMKSMGLIRRERDCMHIPQGAVAEKTNSGVTFTERPVSHNENSGSTDLSLLSDTYKAKAQNSDSFGSCELKIVEENIYDTIGVSDPPLETYKSDTSKRDSFFGLEADFACCDSLEGFISEESLQFSEDDTSDHRVPEDRDLLGWVDSSSNSDSLSHRSVADKLSEEVDEIWNDLESYIKKNEKKPEHLPAAFPVSKHDVQEETHAKSVPDTHREEVHREAEYSASTFSIPENTGFTKTVKKKLARLSTGSFRFDECDSHKDRSSFSRSSFTSELGNLESSQTSTNSILSNTSSESSELGVDIVDKTKNRVFMMARQYSQKIKKANQMLKMRSPDQENAPGKPKSRQKDLAAILEEKKQGGPAIGARIAEYTHLYDQIVFRDTPPRAQKIGGDNTSESLVQNTPQSQLTSQRYSQLGSDSNCLDEDWLHATYSNRELSDFISWPDEPVLSHEDRSDAAQRKLSQACSVPALKSVTHPHAPTQRWSAFISQPNKENFDQEHVYNSLGRRPASAKSNPYNWCQSSSSVMVNNRTVESTIHQNQRDRNPVTLNRNSVEDRHHNSILSHKSEHMATHEEQRQSVAKQTSEDHSDMILQDSQKVLVVSRNSLLNAHIATQNYFANFKDADDDDEDYVEIKSEDEEQDLASERSLNGGLASSLKEPCSRRLSFSTPCSPVKTLHSNIGPGVSLIDFTEQDKLNEYLWRVPPENQQNIVQSLRQKFHCLSSSSFASAS